A window of Chloroflexota bacterium contains these coding sequences:
- a CDS encoding tetratricopeptide repeat protein: MADIASAIREALERLNRRQATEDDLRLLQEAKGKGVIRLAVAGGQRSVAIAGDAEGSTILTGDIVLTKEALEWLFPPTLYTLGAPVADFTGRTADIAELTAALKPDGRCDSALISGLRGMGGIGKTELARKVGQLLAADYPDAQLEIALQVGDAPKTPEQVLAEVVRAFAPAAKLPDSLGELQALCRQVMAGARGFLLLDNAADAAQVRPLLPPPAGWAVVVTSRRRFALHGACLDKNLDVLSPKDAGDLIRRILKAGGRAVTDEQVARIADLCGRLPLALRIAASFLVQNRTWPVEEYIAALEAERLKHLDAEGEGSVRASLEVSVRQLEKQSPALARRWRLLGVFPAPFERQAAAAVWGKEGEFPSELPDLGEEVPQELRDVVAQLVSALAGQRVPVPLPDDETRDALTELYRWSLVEYDEAKGTYALHDLLREYALAEPPEGLDGARRRHAAYYLAAGSAADDLYKTDAVEGLRRFDAALPHLRAAWAWMKEIFGRGGPAARPYDKAAARWLSDFASRMAYVLDLRMTPRERIPVLEAALEAARHLGDKRAQGAHLGNLGLAYADLGDPRRAIGFYEQHLAIARETGDRCGEGAALGNLGLAYADLGDPRRAIAFYEQRLAIAREIGDRRGEGNALGCLAIAYQRLGEAEKAIPLYERAIAIAKEIGDQRNQSIHSWNLGLLAEQRGDYARAAELMQVRVDYEQAIGHPDAEKDAAYLAEVRAKAGR, translated from the coding sequence ATGGCAGACATCGCATCGGCCATCCGCGAGGCGCTGGAACGCCTGAACCGCAGGCAGGCTACAGAGGACGATCTTCGCCTGTTGCAGGAGGCCAAAGGCAAAGGTGTCATCCGCCTGGCCGTGGCTGGGGGACAACGCAGCGTGGCCATCGCAGGCGACGCGGAGGGCAGCACCATCCTCACCGGGGACATAGTCCTGACGAAAGAGGCGCTGGAATGGCTGTTCCCGCCCACCCTCTACACCCTCGGCGCGCCGGTGGCCGACTTCACCGGCCGCACAGCCGACATCGCCGAACTCACCGCCGCCCTCAAGCCCGATGGCCGCTGCGACTCGGCCCTCATATCCGGCCTGCGCGGCATGGGCGGCATCGGCAAGACCGAACTGGCCCGCAAGGTGGGCCAACTCCTCGCCGCCGACTACCCCGACGCCCAACTGGAGATCGCCCTCCAGGTCGGCGACGCGCCCAAGACCCCCGAGCAGGTCCTGGCCGAGGTGGTCCGCGCCTTCGCGCCGGCGGCCAAACTCCCCGACTCGCTCGGCGAACTCCAGGCGCTGTGCCGGCAGGTCATGGCCGGCGCGCGCGGGTTCCTGCTGCTGGACAACGCCGCCGACGCCGCCCAGGTGCGGCCGCTCCTTCCGCCGCCCGCGGGGTGGGCCGTCGTCGTAACGTCGCGGCGGCGGTTCGCCCTGCACGGGGCGTGCCTGGACAAGAACCTGGACGTCCTGTCGCCGAAGGACGCGGGGGACCTGATCCGCCGCATCCTGAAGGCGGGCGGGCGCGCGGTTACGGACGAGCAGGTGGCGAGGATCGCGGACCTGTGCGGGCGCCTGCCGCTGGCGCTGCGCATCGCGGCGTCGTTTCTGGTGCAGAATCGCACGTGGCCGGTGGAGGAATACATCGCGGCGCTGGAGGCGGAGCGGCTGAAGCATCTGGACGCGGAAGGCGAGGGGAGCGTGCGGGCGTCGTTGGAGGTGAGCGTGCGGCAGTTGGAGAAGCAGTCGCCGGCGCTGGCCCGGCGGTGGCGGCTGCTCGGGGTGTTCCCCGCGCCGTTTGAGCGGCAGGCCGCCGCCGCGGTGTGGGGCAAGGAAGGGGAGTTTCCATCCGAACTGCCCGATCTGGGCGAGGAAGTGCCGCAGGAGTTGCGCGACGTGGTAGCGCAACTGGTGTCCGCGCTTGCGGGGCAACGGGTTCCGGTCCCGCTGCCCGACGACGAAACCCGCGACGCCCTGACCGAACTGTACCGGTGGTCGCTGGTGGAGTACGACGAGGCGAAGGGGACCTACGCCCTGCACGACCTGCTGCGGGAGTACGCGCTGGCCGAGCCGCCGGAGGGGTTGGACGGGGCGCGGCGCCGCCATGCCGCATACTACCTGGCGGCGGGCAGCGCGGCCGACGACCTGTACAAGACCGACGCCGTGGAGGGGTTGCGGCGGTTTGACGCGGCGCTGCCGCACCTGCGGGCGGCTTGGGCGTGGATGAAGGAAATCTTCGGTAGGGGCGGGCCGGCGGCTCGCCCCTACGACAAGGCGGCCGCGCGGTGGCTGAGCGACTTCGCCAGCAGGATGGCCTACGTGCTGGATTTGCGGATGACGCCGAGGGAGCGGATACCGGTGCTGGAGGCGGCGCTGGAGGCGGCGCGGCATCTGGGGGACAAACGGGCGCAAGGGGCTCACCTCGGCAACCTGGGGCTGGCCTACGCCGACCTGGGGGACCCCCGCCGCGCCATCGGGTTCTACGAGCAGCACCTGGCCATCGCCCGCGAGACCGGGGACCGCTGCGGGGAAGGGGCGGCCCTCGGCAACCTGGGGCTGGCCTACGCCGACCTGGGGGACCCCCGCCGCGCCATTGCGTTCTACGAGCAGCGTCTGGCCATTGCCCGCGAGATCGGGGACCGCCGCGGGGAAGGCAACGCCCTCGGCTGCCTTGCCATCGCCTACCAAAGGCTAGGGGAGGCAGAGAAAGCGATACCGCTCTACGAACGTGCAATTGCCATAGCCAAAGAAATCGGAGACCAGCGTAATCAAAGCATTCATTCATGGAACTTGGGCTTGCTGGCGGAACAGCGAGGCGACTACGCCCGCGCCGCGGAGTTGATGCAGGTGCGCGTGGACTACGAGCAGGCCATCGGCCACCCCGACGCGGAGAAGGACGCCGCGTATCTGGCAGAGGTGCGCGCGAAGGCGGGGCGGTAG
- a CDS encoding 4Fe-4S binding protein, whose translation MDDVYEHLADALNRLPNGFPRTATGVELRILQKIFAPEEAALAARLTGEMEPVDAIAARVGLPEETVLPALKAMARRGLVWGDKHEGERRFRLAPFVVGIYEGHLERMDHEFAHLFEEYMAAGGTAGIMGVQPALHRVVPARGAAKTEWILPYDDVKALLMDGKTFRVRDCICRVQQKLIGKGCDKPLHTCLVFYSIPLPPEPNDITLDEALALLDMTEAAALVHTVSNVAKGVSYVCNCCGCCCGILRGITEYGLADSVAAANYYAVVDEIACTGCGICESRCQVGAIAVGDAVAAVDRARCIGCGLCASGCPEGAVALHLKPEAEIVHPPEDFAAWERARLRNRGMA comes from the coding sequence ATGGACGATGTGTACGAGCACCTGGCCGACGCGCTGAACCGCTTGCCCAACGGCTTCCCCCGAACGGCCACCGGCGTGGAACTGCGCATTCTGCAGAAGATCTTTGCCCCCGAAGAGGCGGCACTGGCTGCGCGACTCACGGGCGAGATGGAGCCGGTGGACGCCATCGCCGCGCGGGTGGGGCTGCCCGAGGAGACGGTGCTGCCGGCGCTCAAGGCCATGGCGCGGCGCGGCCTGGTCTGGGGCGACAAGCACGAGGGCGAGCGCCGCTTCCGCCTGGCGCCGTTCGTCGTGGGCATCTACGAGGGGCACCTGGAGCGGATGGATCACGAGTTCGCCCACCTGTTTGAGGAGTACATGGCGGCAGGCGGCACGGCGGGCATCATGGGGGTTCAGCCGGCGCTCCATCGCGTGGTGCCGGCGCGGGGCGCGGCCAAGACCGAATGGATTCTGCCCTACGATGACGTGAAGGCACTGCTCATGGACGGCAAGACGTTCCGCGTGCGCGACTGCATCTGCCGCGTGCAGCAGAAACTCATCGGCAAGGGGTGCGACAAGCCGCTGCACACGTGCCTGGTCTTCTACTCCATCCCGCTGCCGCCCGAGCCGAACGACATCACCCTGGACGAGGCGCTGGCCCTGCTGGACATGACCGAGGCGGCGGCGCTGGTGCACACCGTGAGCAACGTGGCGAAGGGCGTGAGTTACGTGTGCAACTGCTGCGGGTGCTGCTGCGGCATCCTGCGGGGCATCACCGAGTACGGCCTGGCCGATTCGGTGGCCGCGGCCAACTACTACGCGGTGGTGGACGAGATCGCCTGCACCGGCTGCGGCATCTGCGAAAGCCGCTGCCAGGTGGGGGCCATTGCCGTCGGCGACGCGGTGGCCGCCGTGGATCGGGCGCGGTGCATCGGGTGCGGTCTGTGCGCCAGCGGCTGCCCCGAGGGGGCCGTCGCGCTGCACCTGAAGCCCGAGGCGGAGATCGTCCACCCGCCCGAGGACTTCGCGGCGTGGGAGCGGGCACGGCTGCGCAATCGCGGCATGGCGTGA
- a CDS encoding aspartate aminotransferase family protein yields MSVNPYRLPEKGIPKDEVLAAMRALRDKDVKWQDGRLFSLVYYAGEEITDVLKEAALLFFSENGLNPSVFPSLRQMEAEVVAMSADLLGGDEQTVGNMTSGGTESILLAVKAAREWARVHRPDIRQPEMVLPLTAHPAFEKAAHYFDVRPVRTAIGPDFRADVEAARAAITPRTILMVGSAPAYPFGVVDPIADMAAIAQERGILFHVDACVGGFMLPFVRKLGYPVPDFDFRVPGVTSISADLHKYGYCVKGASVILYRDAALRRHQFFAYTDWPGGIYASPTMAGTRPAGPIAAAWAILHYLGEEGYMALAALVMDTVGRIRAGVEAIPGLRVLGQPHMSIMALASDTVNIYEVGDEMALRGWHLDRQQFPPSLHVTVMPVHAEVADAFLRDLAEATDAARRISAAKVRDRLLVGLAGAATRLLPETWVSRLMTGASALMGKSAGSATGRSAAMYGMMGTLPNRGDLRELVLDVLDGLTRAGNRE; encoded by the coding sequence ATGAGTGTGAATCCCTATCGCCTGCCCGAAAAGGGCATCCCCAAAGATGAAGTTCTGGCCGCCATGCGGGCGCTGCGCGACAAGGACGTGAAGTGGCAGGACGGCCGCCTGTTCAGTCTCGTGTACTACGCTGGCGAGGAGATTACCGACGTGCTCAAGGAGGCGGCGCTGCTGTTCTTCTCCGAGAACGGCCTGAACCCGTCGGTCTTCCCCAGCCTGCGCCAGATGGAGGCCGAGGTGGTGGCCATGAGCGCCGACCTGCTGGGGGGCGACGAGCAGACCGTGGGCAACATGACTTCCGGCGGGACGGAAAGCATCCTGCTGGCGGTGAAGGCGGCGCGAGAATGGGCGCGGGTCCACCGCCCCGACATCCGCCAGCCCGAGATGGTCCTGCCGCTGACGGCGCACCCGGCCTTTGAGAAGGCGGCGCACTACTTTGACGTCCGACCGGTGCGCACGGCCATCGGGCCCGACTTCCGCGCCGATGTGGAAGCGGCGCGCGCGGCCATCACCCCCCGCACCATCCTCATGGTGGGATCGGCACCCGCCTATCCCTTCGGCGTCGTGGACCCCATCGCCGACATGGCCGCCATCGCCCAGGAGCGCGGCATCCTGTTCCACGTGGACGCGTGCGTGGGCGGGTTCATGCTGCCCTTTGTGCGCAAGTTGGGCTATCCCGTGCCCGACTTTGACTTCCGCGTGCCGGGCGTTACGTCCATCTCGGCGGATTTGCACAAGTACGGCTACTGCGTCAAGGGGGCGTCGGTGATCCTGTACCGCGACGCCGCGCTGCGCCGCCACCAGTTTTTCGCCTACACCGATTGGCCCGGCGGCATCTACGCCTCGCCGACGATGGCGGGGACGCGCCCCGCGGGGCCGATTGCGGCGGCGTGGGCCATCCTGCACTACCTGGGCGAGGAGGGCTACATGGCGCTGGCGGCCCTGGTGATGGACACCGTGGGAAGAATCCGCGCGGGCGTGGAGGCGATTCCGGGCCTGCGGGTGCTGGGCCAGCCGCACATGAGCATCATGGCGCTGGCATCCGATACGGTGAACATCTACGAGGTGGGCGATGAGATGGCGCTGCGCGGGTGGCACCTGGACCGTCAGCAGTTCCCGCCCAGTCTGCATGTAACGGTGATGCCGGTGCACGCGGAGGTGGCCGATGCGTTCCTGCGCGACTTGGCCGAGGCGACCGACGCGGCGCGGCGCATCAGCGCGGCCAAGGTGCGCGACCGGCTGCTGGTGGGCCTGGCCGGCGCGGCGACGCGGCTGCTGCCCGAAACGTGGGTGAGCCGCCTTATGACGGGGGCGTCGGCGCTCATGGGCAAGAGCGCGGGGTCGGCTACGGGGCGCTCGGCGGCGATGTACGGCATGATGGGCACGCTGCCCAATCGCGGCGACCTGCGCGAGTTGGTGCTGGACGTGCTGGACGGCCTCACCCGCGCGGGTAACCGCGAATAA
- a CDS encoding GxxExxY protein yields the protein MTDLLLKDEVYAIVGAAMEVYNELGSGFLEPVYQEAMEWELARRRIPYEAQKEINILYKGHALRKTYVADLVVYGQIIVEIKAVAQLTAVEEAQLLNYLKATGLEVGLLMNFHAPHKLEWRRMVRTQRALPHRSSTS from the coding sequence GTGACTGACCTGTTGCTCAAAGATGAGGTATACGCCATTGTTGGCGCAGCCATGGAAGTGTACAACGAACTGGGTTCGGGGTTTCTGGAGCCGGTCTATCAGGAAGCCATGGAGTGGGAATTGGCGCGGAGACGTATTCCCTACGAAGCACAGAAGGAGATCAACATCTTGTATAAGGGCCATGCTCTGCGCAAAACCTATGTTGCCGACCTGGTTGTCTATGGCCAAATCATCGTTGAGATCAAGGCCGTTGCTCAACTGACCGCGGTTGAGGAAGCGCAACTTCTCAACTATTTGAAAGCAACCGGGCTGGAGGTGGGACTGCTGATGAACTTCCATGCACCGCACAAGTTGGAATGGAGGCGTATGGTAAGAACACAGAGAGCCCTGCCTCACCGCTCCTCCACATCCTAA
- a CDS encoding MFS transporter — protein MTTTQERPLSRLVKLVYGSGEWSYASFGTLRQIFYAIFLTDVVGLDARLASFAALLGIIWDAVNDPLVGVLSDKVRSRWGRRRPFLLWFAVPFGLGFLALWWAPPWKSQAALFITVMLAYMLSDTFQTLVSVPYAALTPEIAPDYDERTSVTGYRMFFNLLASLVTAVAGPMVVKSTLAAGGTLQQGYITVAAMFGGLAVIPWLLIFAVVREKPRTPAQLAETISFRESVRSAWANIPFRFATGIYMLNWITFDLVALMLPFFLTYWVSQGNLVASLDFLGGPMAIESVVLGLLLITAVVSLPFWTYLARKLSKRTAYIIAMAFWAVVQLVTLLVRPFQTTFVLALAVMAGISVGTAHVLPDAIFPDVLEWDELRTGKRREGIYYGIKNFVRKLAGAAAIFLALQVLGWFGYRNPPEGVTQFAQPASALGAIRFMLGPMGAILLACAIVMAWFYPLTRERHARIRRLLAKRKARMGA, from the coding sequence ATGACGACAACACAGGAGAGGCCGCTGTCGCGGCTGGTGAAACTGGTCTACGGTTCGGGCGAGTGGAGTTACGCGTCCTTTGGAACCCTGCGGCAAATCTTCTACGCCATCTTTCTGACCGATGTCGTGGGGCTGGACGCGCGGCTGGCGTCGTTCGCGGCGCTGCTCGGCATCATCTGGGATGCGGTGAACGACCCACTGGTGGGCGTGCTGAGCGACAAGGTGCGGTCGCGGTGGGGGCGGCGCAGGCCGTTCCTGTTGTGGTTTGCCGTCCCATTCGGGCTGGGGTTCCTGGCGTTGTGGTGGGCGCCGCCGTGGAAGAGCCAGGCCGCGCTGTTCATCACCGTCATGCTGGCCTACATGCTCAGCGACACGTTCCAGACCCTGGTGTCGGTGCCCTACGCGGCGCTGACGCCGGAGATCGCGCCCGACTACGACGAGCGCACCAGCGTTACCGGCTACCGCATGTTCTTCAATCTGCTGGCGTCGCTGGTAACCGCCGTGGCGGGGCCGATGGTGGTGAAGAGCACGTTGGCGGCGGGCGGCACGCTCCAGCAGGGCTACATCACCGTCGCGGCGATGTTCGGCGGGCTGGCAGTCATCCCGTGGCTGCTCATCTTCGCCGTCGTCCGCGAGAAGCCGCGCACCCCCGCCCAACTGGCCGAGACGATCTCGTTCCGCGAGTCGGTGCGCTCGGCCTGGGCCAACATCCCCTTCCGCTTCGCCACCGGCATCTACATGCTCAACTGGATCACCTTTGACCTGGTGGCGCTCATGTTGCCCTTCTTCCTCACGTACTGGGTGTCGCAGGGCAACCTGGTGGCGTCGCTGGACTTCCTGGGCGGGCCGATGGCCATTGAGTCGGTGGTGTTGGGGCTGCTGCTCATCACGGCGGTGGTATCGCTGCCGTTCTGGACGTACCTGGCGCGGAAACTGTCCAAGCGCACGGCCTACATCATCGCCATGGCGTTCTGGGCCGTGGTGCAATTGGTTACGCTGCTGGTGCGGCCCTTCCAGACCACATTCGTGCTGGCGCTGGCGGTGATGGCAGGCATCAGCGTGGGGACGGCGCACGTGTTGCCCGATGCCATCTTCCCCGACGTGCTGGAGTGGGACGAACTGCGCACGGGCAAGCGGCGCGAGGGGATTTACTACGGCATCAAGAACTTCGTGCGGAAACTGGCGGGCGCGGCGGCTATCTTCCTGGCGCTCCAGGTGCTGGGCTGGTTTGGCTATCGCAACCCGCCCGAGGGGGTTACGCAATTCGCGCAACCGGCGTCGGCGCTGGGGGCCATTCGGTTCATGCTGGGGCCGATGGGCGCAATCCTGCTCGCCTGCGCGATTGTGATGGCGTGGTTCTATCCCCTGACGCGGGAGCGCCACGCCCGCATCCGGCGGCTGCTGGCCAAACGCAAGGCCCGCATGGGGGCGTAG